In Phaseolus vulgaris cultivar G19833 chromosome 3, P. vulgaris v2.0, whole genome shotgun sequence, the sequence CTTAAACTGCATGAAATGCAAACTAGGATCAAGATGGTCTACCGAGCTCACTCCTAACTAAGGGGAACACAGATTCCAAACAAGCCAGGATACTCTGCAACCAACGAAAATATGACTTGTTGTCTCCACAGACGTCCCACAAAGACAACAAAGGTTATTCATGAGCTCAACACCACGTCTCTCCAAATTGGCTTTAGAAGCAATCTTGTTTTCAACTACCCTCAAAGTAGTGACTTGAGCAgaaggcaaggctttagtcttccAGAAGAAATTGTACAACCGCGAGTTTTCCCCTTCAGTTTTCCCTTTTAGCACAGTGTAAGTAGACTTGACGGAGAACACTTCAGACTCGCCATCCTTCCAAACCCATTTTTCCTCGAACTCCACAGAAGGGTATGAACTAAGAATCACATCAAGAAGCTGACTGACTTGGAGATCGTCCCAGGCGAAAAGACCCCTTCTCCAGGGGAAATTTCACACCTAGACCTCATTAACCCAAACCCCACAATCAAATAGATGCGCCTATTTATTAACGGACAAAGAGTAGAGCCTAGAAAACCTATCTTTCAAAGCACCTAAACCCAGCCAGTTGTCAactcaaaaaataatatttctccCATCTCCTACCTCCCAATTAAAGCAGTCTTCAAACTTTCTTCCCCACTCCTCAGACTTTCAAAtttctttcaaatattttcaCCAAAGAGAGACTTTATTGTTGTTGTCCCTCTGCTCTCTCAACTTTCTCCAATCTCCATACTTGGATTCAATGATTTCCAACCACAACTCACCCTTGTCCGAACTCAGACGCCCACTTACCCAGTAAGGCCAAATTAAAAAGTCTTATATTGATAATATCAAGACAACCTGCTTGTAAACCTTTTTCCAAGTAGTCCAAGTAATTTTCCTTCCTTCAGACCCTCACCcctaaagaaaattattttgtgAGCTCACAATCTCCTTCATCACAGTAGTAGGCattttaaaaaatgacaaataaaaTAGAGGAACTAATGACAACATATACTTTATCAAACATATCCTCTCTGCCATTGAAACACATCTACCCTTCCACTTGCCTAGTCTACTCTTAATTTTGTCGACCACACCATCTCAAAAAGCACACTTCTTATGACACCTCGTACAGGCATCCCCACTCGATCAATTTTACTCTTTGTAAAGTTCACCTTTAGACGAGA encodes:
- the LOC137805557 gene encoding uncharacterized protein, whose protein sequence is MLNCFELASRLKVNFTKSKIDRVGMPVRGVIRSVLFEMVWGLFAWDDLQVSQLLDVILSSYPSVEFEEKWVWKDGESEVFSVKSTYTVLKGKTEGENSRLYNFFWKTKALPSAQVTTLRVVENKIASKANLERRGVELMNNLCCLCGTSVETTSHIFVGCRVSWLVWNLCSP